The genomic segment CGCCCAGCAGGGAACACTCGGCGCAGCCCGTCGTCAGCGTAACGGTACCCGATATGCTGTTAAAGGGCGTCTCGAAGGCCTCGAAGTTCCGCGCCTTGACGCGGAAACTGTATTGCGTGCAGGGCGTCAGGCCAGTGACGGTGATGGTGTTCGCGCCGGCCCCGGTGACCCAGACGTTCGCGCCGGTCCCCGCGGGCGGCGTCATCTCGAAGAAGAAGCCGGTCTGGAGGAAACCGATGTTGGTGAACGTGCCGGTGGCGGTGACCTGAATCGTCGTGTCGGTGATCGTGCCGAACGAGATGCCGGTGGGCGTCTGGATGCCCGAGCCGGTGCCGATGTTCGCCGAGTAGCTCGTCTGGTTGATGTTCGGCGAGCTGTCCCGCGCGGCCACGCGATAGGTGTAGGCGCTGTTGGCTTGTGGGAGCGCCACGTCGGTGTAGTCACGGCTGGGCTGCCAGCCGCTGTCGTGCCCGCCCGCGCCGGAGACGTAGTCAAAGTTATAAAATGCCGGCGGGCTTTCATTGTCGGTCGCCTCGGTCGCCTGCATCGCAATCGACTGGTGATCGACCGGGTTCGGGTTGATGGAGAAGCTCATCGGGTTGGGCGTCGGCGGATCGACGTCGCCCGGGTCCTGCGGCGGATAATCCCAGCCGATGGCGTCAAAGGCGCGCAGGTCGGCCGTGCGAAAGTAATTCGGGAAGAACGTCTCGCCGCCGCCGAGCGTCGGGTCCATGATGCCGATGTTGAAATTATCGCGGAAGTGCGACGCCTGATTCGGACTGCCGTCCTCCATGCGGTATTCCGCCTGGATGTTGTCGAAAATATGCGAGTCGTTCGGGTTGTTGTTGTGGACCAGTCGCGGTCGCGACGTGAATTCAGCCGTCGTGTCGGGGTTGTAATCGAAGGCGCCGTCGGTCAATTGGAATCGGAACAGGTCCAGGCCTTCCATGTCGCCGGGATTGAAGTCCGTCGCCGACACAAAGCCCATG from the Planctomycetia bacterium genome contains:
- a CDS encoding fibronectin type III domain-containing protein, which encodes MYRTIWLSVVASLVSAAVVQAQSADDGSVRRATGDDSSDHTHLQYIEPQDPITFDDETGRPVEYTTERRWRYICGSSVDGKTVEDLARIAEESKRLFEQGPVLQVSQGALRGPGGLNIVFNVSGSPPAGAVEALEAVAVYIESQFSDPITVTINIGFQAMGGGVLGATSSDYVNNISYSTIRSNLQTLDFDDTIQTFLPPAPTCPVRYDANSDTVTNQASMDITEANWAAMRNITTAGTNGSTTFNTNFTFDYDPSNGVGGLTCFRSVAVHEVGHAMGFVSATDFNPGDMEGLDLFRFQLTDGAFDYNPDTTAEFTSRPRLVHNNNPNDSHIFDNIQAEYRMEDGSPNQASHFRDNFNIGIMDPTLGGGETFFPNYFRTADLRAFDAIGWDYPPQDPGDVDPPTPNPMSFSINPNPVDHQSIAMQATEATDNESPPAFYNFDYVSGAGGHDSGWQPSRDYTDVALPQANSAYTYRVAARDSSPNINQTSYSANIGTGSGIQTPTGISFGTITDTTIQVTATGTFTNIGFLQTGFFFEMTPPAGTGANVWVTGAGANTITVTGLTPCTQYSFRVKARNFEAFETPFNSISGTVTLTTGCAECSLLGDLNLNGLVEGGDIAGFVGAKLGSPVGGTNPMCAEYGGTLEQDIDAFVADLLGL